TCGGTGGCGAGATCGAGCGCGCTCGGAGTGAGATCGGTGATCCCGGTGACGTCGGCGTCCGCGAGCGTCGTCTCGCCGTCCCCGAGAACGTTCGCGAGGATGGCGCACTTGAGCGCGGCGTCGGTGCCCTCGACGTCGAAGGTCGGATCAGCTTCGGCGACACCGAGGTCCTGAGCCTCGGCGAGCACGTGATCGTAGTCGAGTCCCTCGGCGCTCATCCGCGAGAGGATGAAGTTCGCGGTCCCGTTGAGAACGCCCCGGACGGCGGTCACGTTCGTCGGGCCGAGGTCCGCGATCGTCGAGAGCACCGGGATCGCGCCGCCGACGGCGGCCTCGAACAGCACAGTACCGTCACTCTCGCGCTCGGCCGCACGGAGGTCGGCGTAGCGCTCGGCGACTGGCCCCTTGTTCGCGAGCACCACGTGGCAGTCGCGGTCGAGCGCGCGGCGGGCGTGCGAGAACCCCGGCTCGGCGTCGCCGAGCGTCGTCGGCGTGGCCTCCACGAGGACGTCGTACTCCGCACCGAGCGCGCGATCGAGTTCAACAGTTCCGACGCCGCGGCCCTCGGCCTTCCGTTCGAGTGCGGCCTCGACGTCGACCCCCTCGGGATCGACCGTCGCACTCGTGGAGTCGGCGAGCGCCGTCACACGGTGACCGTACTCGCCCGCGAGCTCGCAGACCGCGCTCCCGACCGCACCACAGCCGACGACTGCAAGCCTCATCGGTCGGCCCCCACGAGCGGCTCGACGAGGAGGAGATCCTTCTCGTCGGCCACCGCGCGAACGGTGTCGAGTGCTCGGTCGCGCTCGCCGGCCTGGGTCGCCAGCCGGAGGCGGGCGCTCG
This portion of the Halococcus agarilyticus genome encodes:
- a CDS encoding homoserine dehydrogenase; protein product: MRLAVVGCGAVGSAVCELAGEYGHRVTALADSTSATVDPEGVDVEAALERKAEGRGVGTVELDRALGAEYDVLVEATPTTLGDAEPGFSHARRALDRDCHVVLANKGPVAERYADLRAAERESDGTVLFEAAVGGAIPVLSTIADLGPTNVTAVRGVLNGTANFILSRMSAEGLDYDHVLAEAQDLGVAEADPTFDVEGTDAALKCAILANVLGDGETTLADADVTGITDLTPSALDLATDDGRTVRLVGEVVDGDGEPEVRVGPRLVPENGTLAVTGTQNIVQLETRHAGQLNLSGRGAGGRATATAVLGDVGRLP